One window from the genome of Oncorhynchus gorbuscha isolate QuinsamMale2020 ecotype Even-year linkage group LG14, OgorEven_v1.0, whole genome shotgun sequence encodes:
- the LOC123995882 gene encoding uncharacterized protein LOC123995882 codes for MKSKIRTTTCVLLFLFTSLGVCSGGFGNPVTDDVSRLILLKHNIPKDYNISIHYIPKERSGVCCVLLNIYPLEQSLRELAQVFGAISSNKDNIMIFITMLQNLRFQFDHEELEATMQVFKCHYKAVKWPSGQYFDYIRDILNSAAQGEGGFRCVPPLCPAPTTPGSEAQDHEQTRSRGSLLSLLLIPVTSCVFLIVWVVS; via the exons ATGAAGAGCAAA ATTCGGACGACTACGTGTGTCCTCCTATTTCTATTCACAAGTCTTGGAGTATGCTCAGGAGGATTTGGGAATCCTGTAACAGATGATGTGAGCAGGCTGATCTTATTG AAACACAATATTCCAAAGGATTATAACATTTCTATACATTATATTCCCAAAGAGCGG AGTGGTGTGTGCTGCGTTCTATTGAATATCTATCCACTGGAACAAAGCCTCAGGGAACTGGCCCAGGTGTTTGGTGCCATTTCTTCCAACAAAGATAATATTATGATCTTCATCACCATGCTGCAAAATCTACGTTTCCAATTTGATCATGAGGAGCTG GAGGCAACAATGCAAGTCTTTAAATGCCACTATAAGGCGGTCAAATGGCCGTCTGGGCAGTATTTTGACTATATCAGAGACATTTTGAATTCTGCAGCTCAGGGAGAAGGAGGATTCCGCTGTGTGCCTCCACTCTGCCCTGCCCCTACTACACCAG GAAGTGAAGCACAGGACCATGAACAGACTCGGTCAAGGGGGAGTCTGCTGTCCCTGCTTCTGATCCCAGTCACATCCTGCGTGTTCCTCATTGTGTGGGTGGTAAGTTAA